In the genome of Olsenella profusa DSM 13989, one region contains:
- a CDS encoding ORF6N domain-containing protein, translating to MIYTVRGQQVMLDSDLAELYGAETKVLNQAVSRNSKRFPDRFCFRVTREEAESLRSQIVTLRPELGKQDTWWRYMPRVFTEQGVSMLSAVLRSDTAIDVSVRIMDAFVEMRHFIADNAHMFEQIRSIDHRLDGLERSTDERFERVFDYMETHEASSQKVFFEGQVYDAFELLVSLVQRAKREIVLIDGYVDTGTLNILAKKGPSVTVTVWTHPKASLTKRDVETFNAQYPTLEVRHTASFHDRFLILDGTEGYLVGASLKDAGKKSFALARLEDSSVISSIVAALGE from the coding sequence ATGATCTACACCGTGCGGGGCCAGCAGGTCATGCTCGACAGTGACCTAGCCGAGCTGTATGGCGCTGAGACGAAGGTGCTCAACCAGGCCGTGAGCAGAAACTCTAAACGCTTTCCCGACCGATTCTGCTTCCGAGTCACGCGAGAAGAAGCTGAAAGTCTAAGGTCACAAATTGTGACCTTACGCCCTGAACTGGGCAAACAGGACACATGGTGGCGCTACATGCCGCGCGTCTTCACCGAGCAGGGCGTGTCGATGCTCTCCGCCGTGCTGCGCAGCGACACGGCCATCGATGTGAGCGTGCGCATCATGGATGCCTTCGTCGAGATGCGCCACTTCATTGCAGACAACGCCCACATGTTCGAGCAAATCAGGAGCATCGACCATAGGCTGGACGGTCTCGAGCGCTCGACCGACGAGCGCTTCGAGCGCGTCTTCGACTACATGGAGACCCACGAGGCATCGAGCCAGAAGGTCTTCTTCGAGGGTCAGGTCTACGACGCGTTCGAGCTGCTGGTCTCGCTCGTGCAGAGGGCAAAGCGCGAGATCGTCCTGATCGACGGCTACGTGGACACGGGGACGCTCAACATCCTCGCCAAGAAGGGGCCTAGCGTCACTGTCACCGTGTGGACGCATCCCAAGGCCAGCCTCACCAAACGCGACGTCGAGACCTTCAACGCACAATACCCGACGCTTGAAGTGCGCCATACAGCCTCATTCCACGACCGCTTCCTCATCCTGGACGGCACCGAGGGCTACCTGGTGGGAGCGTCCCTGAAGGATGCCGGTAAGAAGAGCTTTGCCCTTGCCAGACTTGAGGATTCCTCCGTCATCAGCTCGATTGTCGCCGCGCTTGGCGAGTAG
- a CDS encoding CocE/NonD family hydrolase, producing the protein MDAKNTDNTAGASGAICPGGKGWQPGEAQYGYELAHDLFIDVVDDGIRLEAGVTWPTDTVTGKRSSGTFPVLVEFTPYQRQGYEGLRHTYLVEHGYIVAQVHPRGSGKSTGVLEQFTSRDGLDGVKVVEWAAKLDGSNGKVGFFGSSYPGALALATAARVGKGSALKAVLAASIGTGAQYRQAWTNNGLPIILTPGSMHTFEMALKPIQYGLRPGHRLRLVLSAQGLGPTTEGRMPAEGGMGFLIADPAELTAPQEATVHGGVYTIGSAALGIPSCPSRALPTAKSAHTGGERYPHAAMSAPKCALDAFRRIFPGQTRAGSHRTRTLARPSSWPPSRGLRLECAWGGRSRARGRGGRRDEGWGASDGSCPDEEGAPGGGAGRRGSAPGVLRRRGGARRLRRRRGRARRRPGQLAGPGSRASPTRPGSGS; encoded by the coding sequence ATGGATGCCAAGAACACTGATAACACAGCTGGCGCCAGCGGGGCCATCTGCCCAGGCGGGAAGGGATGGCAGCCTGGAGAGGCGCAGTACGGGTACGAGCTTGCCCACGATCTTTTCATCGACGTCGTCGATGACGGCATCCGCTTGGAGGCGGGGGTGACCTGGCCCACGGACACGGTGACGGGCAAGCGCAGTTCTGGGACGTTCCCCGTATTGGTGGAGTTCACGCCCTACCAGCGGCAGGGCTACGAGGGCCTGCGGCACACGTATCTCGTGGAGCACGGCTACATCGTGGCGCAGGTGCATCCGCGCGGGTCGGGCAAGTCGACTGGCGTGCTGGAGCAGTTCACGAGCCGCGACGGGCTTGATGGTGTGAAGGTCGTCGAGTGGGCGGCAAAGCTCGACGGCAGCAACGGCAAGGTGGGCTTCTTCGGCTCGTCCTACCCCGGCGCATTGGCGCTGGCCACGGCCGCGAGGGTGGGCAAGGGCTCTGCGCTGAAAGCCGTGCTCGCCGCTAGCATCGGCACTGGCGCTCAGTACCGGCAGGCGTGGACGAACAACGGCCTGCCCATAATTCTCACGCCCGGCTCCATGCATACCTTCGAGATGGCGCTCAAGCCCATCCAGTACGGCCTCAGGCCCGGACACCGCCTGCGCCTCGTGCTCTCCGCGCAGGGCCTCGGCCCCACAACCGAGGGGCGCATGCCCGCCGAGGGCGGCATGGGCTTCCTCATCGCCGACCCCGCCGAGCTGACAGCGCCGCAAGAGGCGACCGTGCACGGCGGCGTGTATACCATCGGCTCGGCGGCCCTCGGCATCCCCAGCTGCCCCTCGAGGGCGCTGCCCACGGCGAAGTCCGCCCACACGGGTGGGGAAAGGTACCCACACGCAGCGATGAGTGCCCCGAAGTGCGCGCTCGACGCGTTCCGAAGAATCTTTCCTGGGCAAACGCGGGCCGGATCGCATCGAACGCGCACTTTGGCGCGGCCGTCGTCGTGGCCCCCGTCGCGGGGCCTGCGTCTAGAATGTGCATGGGGCGGCAGGTCGCGTGCGAGGGGCCGTGGCGGCCGCAGAGACGAGGGATGGGGGGCTTCCGATGGGTCATGTCCTGACGAGGAGGGGGCTCCTGGGGGCGGCGCTGGCCGGCGCGGCAGCGCTCCCGGCGTGCTCCGGCGCCGGGGAGGCGCCCGGCGGCTACGGCGTCGGCGAGGTCGCGCCCGCCGCCGACCGGGGCAGCTAGCTGGCCCGGGCTCACGGGCATCGCCGACGCGTCCGGGGAGTGGGTCGTGA
- a CDS encoding DDE-type integrase/transposase/recombinase yields the protein MTYPRAREGRLRLAAAAGLCTRMVAGWAISGRMAAGIVVGALERARRRGRAAGSAILHSDRGSQHASGLLARRADEHEARLSVGRTGGCRDGAAAEPPLRHAQGRDARPA from the coding sequence ATCACCTACCCCAGGGCGCGGGAGGGGCGGCTTCGTCTCGCCGCCGCGGCCGGCCTGTGCACGCGCATGGTCGCCGGCTGGGCGATCTCGGGGCGCATGGCCGCGGGCATCGTCGTCGGGGCGCTCGAGCGTGCCCGGCGGCGCGGCCGCGCCGCCGGCAGCGCCATACTCCATTCCGACCGCGGCTCGCAGCACGCCTCCGGGCTGTTGGCCCGCCGGGCCGACGAGCACGAGGCCAGGCTCTCCGTCGGGCGCACCGGCGGCTGCCGCGACGGCGCGGCGGCGGAGCCCCCTCTCCGGCACGCTCAAGGACGAGATGCACGGCCTGCGTAG
- a CDS encoding RHS repeat-associated core domain-containing protein — protein MCDLLGQALRVCRGGAFGAALGSTPFGAPLASDPLVPLGAFGYVADPATGLLASPTRLYDPALGRFLSPDPVGGAPDRPHTLNRYAYAASNPTRYCDPTGGFINLLAGGVGAVVSGFFGAGIEMGKEMLIEGKSFDQLDGKKIAAKGVENAVIGGVAGLTCGASLGASIAANAGVGVLTDLADQTLVEGTARYNPPEAVVGHALVYGAWNGLSGATQYTTIGALANHVIAKEGVGLGLAKQLGLFSLYQLNSQPLIGGMMMLWERVTGYRTSACAGEEV, from the coding sequence ATGTGCGACCTGCTGGGCCAGGCGCTGCGCGTCTGCCGCGGGGGCGCGTTCGGCGCGGCGCTGGGATCGACGCCCTTCGGCGCGCCGCTGGCGTCCGACCCGCTCGTGCCCCTCGGCGCGTTCGGCTACGTGGCCGACCCGGCCACGGGCCTGCTCGCCTCGCCGACGAGGCTCTACGACCCCGCTCTCGGGCGCTTCCTCTCCCCGGACCCCGTGGGGGGCGCGCCCGACAGGCCCCACACCCTCAACCGCTACGCCTACGCCGCCTCCAACCCCACGCGCTACTGCGACCCCACGGGCGGGTTTATAAACCTGCTGGCTGGTGGGGTTGGCGCTGTCGTTAGTGGATTTTTTGGGGCTGGCATCGAAATGGGCAAGGAGATGTTGATCGAGGGGAAGTCCTTCGACCAGCTGGACGGCAAGAAGATTGCCGCAAAGGGCGTGGAGAACGCTGTCATCGGAGGGGTCGCCGGCCTCACCTGCGGGGCGTCCCTCGGTGCGAGTATTGCCGCAAACGCTGGGGTGGGGGTCTTGACCGACCTTGCTGACCAGACCTTGGTCGAGGGAACCGCGCGGTACAACCCTCCAGAGGCGGTGGTCGGGCACGCGCTGGTCTATGGCGCGTGGAACGGCCTCTCCGGGGCGACGCAGTACACGACGATTGGCGCGCTGGCCAACCATGTCATCGCGAAGGAGGGGGTCGGGCTTGGCCTGGCGAAGCAGCTCGGGCTGTTCTCCCTGTACCAGCTGAACTCGCAGCCGCTGATCGGCGGTATGATGATGCTCTGGGAAAGGGTCACGGGCTACAGGACGAGCGCCTGCGCCGGGGAGGAGGTCTGA
- a CDS encoding RHS repeat-associated core domain-containing protein, whose product MCDQLGQALRVCRGGEFGAALGSTPFGAPLASDPLVPLGAFGYVADPATGLLASPTRLYDPALGRFLSPDPVGGAPDRPHTLNRYAYAASNPTRYFDPTGGEVVLAAIGAIAAGAAFAAAEAANEAISGQPLDPATIGVAAGKGAVCGALAGATNGLSLAPLLLANFGVGAGASALGTVVDDGIHGRSTDYGALGLNALKDGALNAVTMTVGGLAWQSATKVAGAEAGKDLLGRNVAFAAQQFHENLVKGVVTDPRALAKMYESVSEALAGFMGGGCAPEGEGE is encoded by the coding sequence ATGTGCGACCAGCTGGGCCAGGCGCTGCGCGTCTGCCGCGGCGGGGAGTTCGGCGCCGCGCTGGGATCGACGCCCTTCGGCGCGCCGCTGGCGTCCGACCCGCTCGTGCCCCTCGGCGCGTTCGGCTACGTGGCCGACCCGGCCACGGGCCTGCTCGCCTCGCCGACGAGGCTCTACGACCCCGCTCTCGGGCGCTTCCTCTCCCCGGACCCCGTGGGGGGCGCGCCCGACAGGCCCCACACCCTCAACCGCTACGCCTACGCCGCCTCCAACCCCACGCGCTACTTTGACCCGACGGGAGGGGAGGTGGTACTTGCCGCTATTGGTGCTATTGCTGCAGGGGCGGCGTTTGCCGCCGCCGAGGCGGCCAACGAGGCTATCAGCGGCCAGCCGCTAGATCCTGCAACGATAGGTGTTGCTGCTGGCAAGGGCGCCGTGTGTGGCGCTTTGGCGGGAGCCACCAACGGGCTTTCCCTTGCACCACTCCTACTCGCAAACTTTGGAGTCGGTGCTGGTGCCTCTGCCTTGGGCACAGTCGTAGACGATGGAATTCATGGTCGTAGCACGGACTATGGTGCGCTTGGTCTCAACGCCCTTAAAGATGGCGCGCTGAACGCGGTAACCATGACTGTGGGTGGCCTGGCCTGGCAGTCTGCCACGAAGGTGGCCGGGGCGGAGGCTGGCAAGGACCTGCTCGGGAGGAACGTCGCGTTCGCCGCGCAGCAGTTCCACGAGAACCTCGTGAAGGGCGTCGTGACGGACCCGAGGGCCCTCGCGAAGATGTACGAGAGCGTCTCCGAGGCGCTCGCCGGCTTCATGGGGGGCGGCTGCGCCCCCGAGGGGGAGGGGGAGTGA